Genomic DNA from Gimesia aquarii:
TCTACATTCTCTGCCTCGAAGCCTTGAGAACGCATAACTTGTGGGCTATTTTGTTCTACTTTTTCAGTATCTTCACGCGCGACAGTCTCATCCGAATGCGCCCGTTCTTCTTGCCACTGCTCAGATTCATCTGAGTTTTCAGAGAACTGGTTGGCATCAAAATCGTTCGCCGTCTGAGACTGGGCATCCGAATTTGAGGAACGTTGATCTTCACTGGCATCTGTATTGATATGTACGTCAATGCGATCAATCGAAACTCCAGTTTTTGCCAATGCCTCTTTCAACTGAGCGATGTTGTCATTGATCACTTTTTGTGCATGACTGTTTTGCACTTCCAACTTTGCCAGGTACTCACCATTTTTCAACGACACTTCTATTTGGAGTGTCCCTAATTCAGGAGGGCTGAGACGAATTTTTAGTTGCTGTCCCGTGGATTGTGATTGGCGTATAGAGCTGCTAATTCGCTCAACTAATTGCTCAACCTGATTGGCATCTATAGTTGGCCCTACGGAAACGGTACCTTGATTTCCAGCCACCTTAGCAGTCTGATTAAGTCCAACCTGTTGTGAAACGGGCTGGCTGTTATCATTCGTCGGAGTGTTTTCCTGTGAAATGGGGCTAATTTTTGAAGCATCCGATTGAGCTCGAGTTTGGATATCTAAACCTGGATTTAGATTCTGATTTCCGGGTACTGTGGCGACTTCTTCTGATTGCTGATCTACACCTTCGGAATCACGTGCCGTGCTTTCATTCACAATTTTTGTGATATCGGTTTGTTCTGAATTTGCTTCGGGTTGAACTTGCTCAATTACCGTTTCTGAAATCGTTTGAATCGACTCATGGTCTAAGGTCAACTCTGACTGATCAGATTCCTCAGAAGAGGATTCCGATTGTTCTTGATTGTTGGAACGAAGGTATCGTTGTTGCAAGACCGCTTGTATATTGATTTCACTCTCTTCCGTAGAACCTGAGGAATGATCGGAATTTTTCGCTTCAAATTCTTCAATTGCTTCTTTTAATTCTTCTGTGATTTGAATTCCTAGCAATTCTTCTGAGTTCAACAGAACATTTTGTTC
This window encodes:
- a CDS encoding flagellar hook-length control protein FliK, whose translation is MSSSHKVSILDLPAPDLSQYGKTNLDINPGASRSADSTYRRQLSESLSKKQSDSTVDRRQETESRSVDFQSDQKRSSKTDTHSRSNADYREDQVQQRESRRDNNTEAYQESRSSKSASEAIQSAQESQTKENSESVEAIEESGLSTIQEVKLSENEAKGQVYSLFESTLSTQSEEQLAQELIIGDGEIQPPANFQVAEDQTDISLPTDVTETNSLETLPIPEGLADLLQKQVVDMSQTEINQQVQADKTNGVNSTSQLDDTLQALAEGDEAASEQNVLLNSEELLGIQITEELKEAIEEFEAKNSDHSSGSTEESEINIQAVLQQRYLRSNNQEQSESSSEESDQSELTLDHESIQTISETVIEQVQPEANSEQTDITKIVNESTARDSEGVDQQSEEVATVPGNQNLNPGLDIQTRAQSDASKISPISQENTPTNDNSQPVSQQVGLNQTAKVAGNQGTVSVGPTIDANQVEQLVERISSSIRQSQSTGQQLKIRLSPPELGTLQIEVSLKNGEYLAKLEVQNSHAQKVINDNIAQLKEALAKTGVSIDRIDVHINTDASEDQRSSNSDAQSQTANDFDANQFSENSDESEQWQEERAHSDETVAREDTEKVEQNSPQVMRSQGFEAENVEEIDVQI